TCCATTCCTTTAATAGAAAGAAATCCAGGGTAATTTTCAATTACATCCGTATTATTCATTTGACCGCCATATGGTCCTGGTTCAATCAAGGCTACTTTGAGTTGTGCACGTGCAGCATACATCGCTGCAGTCATTCCTGCAGGACCTGCGCCGATAACTATTACATCTTTCATCGTGGTAATCCCTCACTTTAATCTTTTAATTCCTTTATTCTATCTTATTCATATACACATTCCTAAGCTTATTATAGAGGGATTCGAACTTCATCTCCATTAATATGCTTTCAACTTTTTAAACAATCTATTTAGCTTTATAAAATAAAAAGTCTCCACAAATGGGAGACTTCCTATATTATTTCTTTTTGCTATTTGCTTTGCGTGCTTGATTACGTAAGTTTTGCATCATTTGATGAATTTGAGTTTCTGATGGTTTACGACCCATTTGCATCATCATCATACGTAACATATCTTCATTTAATGGTGGATTTTGTTCTAATTGCTTTTTCACTGCAGAACGTGTTACCATCACACCAATAATTGTCCCTGCGATTAACGCAATTACTGCGATTAGGACAACCATTCCTGTACTCATGCCTTTCACCTATCTTTCTTTCAATTCTTTTCTATTGTAATATAAATATTCCTTAATGAAAAGGTTTTATTGATATTTGTCTCTCCAGTTGGCATCAAAGTTCCCACTTTTTAGCATTTCAATTTCCTTCTTGTATGGGGCAACAGCGGTTTTTTTATCTTTTCCAACATATGGAGTTTCTAAGATTTTTGGCAAATGTGCAAATCTTGGCTCATGAACAACTTCATATAATGCATCAAAACCAATCGTTCCAAATCCAATATTTTCATGTCGATCTTTTCCTGCTCCCAATTCATTTTTAGAATCATTCACGTGAACGACACCAATTTTATCAATTCCGATTTTATCATCAAACTCCGCTAATACATCAGAGAAATGATTTTTTACATCATAACCTGCATCATTCAAGTGACAAGTATCTAGTGTAATACTAATACGTTCTGGATGATTTACACCTGCAATCATTTGTGCCAATTCATCAAAATTACGACCTAATTCAGTTCCCTTTCCAGCCATTGTTTCTAGAGCAATTTTAGGTCCTTCTTCTGAAGTTAACACCTGATTTAATCCATAAACGATGTTTTCAATTCCTTTTTCTACTCCTAGACCAACATGACTTCCTGGGTGTAGGCATACATGTTCTGCCCCTAAGGCTGCAGCTCGTTGCATCTCTTTAGATAAAAAATCAATCGCAAATTGTTGTTTTTCTTTATCTTTATCATTCGCTAAGTTAACAATATAAGGAGCATGGACAACAGGTGCCATAATTTGATTTTCTAAGCGTAATTTTGTACCTTCTTCAATTTTTAGTTCTGCTAATTCTTTACGGCGTGTATTTTGTGGCGCTCCTGTATAAATCATCATTGCTGTACTGCCATAAGAACTTGCCTCATTGACAGAACCAATAAACATTTCTTTTCCTTTCATGGAAACATGAGATCCAATATACATTTTGTTCCCCTTTCTTCTTTGACAATCACTTTATTCTACCATATCCTTTTTAAGAATTGGAATTTTCCATTTAAAAGTGAAGCAATAATTGGTAAAATGAAAAACGAATATAAAGGAGGAAATGATGAAGAAAAAAGGACCAAATTATCAATCAACCCATAGACCTCATTCTTTTTCTTTTCAAGATTTGGAAAAAGAAAATGGAACAGAAGAAGAAATCAATGAATCACAATCTATGGAAAATGATGACACATTGAACAATGAAACAGAAATAAAAAAAGAAAATGAAGCCTCAACTTTAGAAAAACCAAGTTTACCTCCACATCTAACAAAAGAAGCAAAAGAAGAAAAGAAACAAAAAAGAAAATCGCTTTATAAAAAAACCAATCAAACGATTGACCGAACTTATTGTGGTTTACGTAATATTTTAATTGGTGGAAGCCTTGTTCTTGGAGGGATTTTTGTCTTTGGTGCTGGTGCTGCAGGTGGTTATTTTGCAAAATTAGTACAAGATTTGCCTATTCCAAGCGAACAAGAAATGGATCAAAAAATGCATCAAATCAATCAACGCTCTTATATGTATTATGATAACGGAGAAAAAATTGCGACCTTAGATTCTGATGTTGCTCGAACAAAAGTAGATGCAAGTGAAATTCCTAAAACATTAAAAGAAGCTATTGTCGATACCGAGGATCCTTACTTCTATCAACATAAAGGAGTCGTTCCCAAAGCTATTTTACGTGCCTTTTTAGCACAAGCGACAGGATTTGGCTCTCCTTCTGGAGGTTCAACCTTAACACAACAATTAGTAAAACAACAGTTTTTAACTACAGAATCCAGTTTAGAACGAAAAGCAAAAGAAGTATTATTAGCAAAACGAATGGAAAAATACTTCTCTAAGCAAGATATTTTAACCACTTATCTAAATGTTTGTTCTTTTGGTCGTAATAATAAAGGAGAAAATATTGCTGGGGTACGTGAAGCAGCGAAAGGAATTTTTGGTAAATCTTTAGATGAATTGAACCTCGCTCAAATTGCCTATATTGCTGGATTACCACAAAGTCCAA
The DNA window shown above is from Catellicoccus marimammalium M35/04/3 and carries:
- a CDS encoding deoxyribonuclease IV — its product is MYIGSHVSMKGKEMFIGSVNEASSYGSTAMMIYTGAPQNTRRKELAELKIEEGTKLRLENQIMAPVVHAPYIVNLANDKDKEKQQFAIDFLSKEMQRAAALGAEHVCLHPGSHVGLGVEKGIENIVYGLNQVLTSEEGPKIALETMAGKGTELGRNFDELAQMIAGVNHPERISITLDTCHLNDAGYDVKNHFSDVLAEFDDKIGIDKIGVVHVNDSKNELGAGKDRHENIGFGTIGFDALYEVVHEPRFAHLPKILETPYVGKDKKTAVAPYKKEIEMLKSGNFDANWRDKYQ
- a CDS encoding YneF family protein — its product is MSTGMVVLIAVIALIAGTIIGVMVTRSAVKKQLEQNPPLNEDMLRMMMMQMGRKPSETQIHQMMQNLRNQARKANSKKK